The Niastella koreensis GR20-10 genome includes a window with the following:
- a CDS encoding MDR family MFS transporter, with protein MISKTLSLYRNAYSGLSPSTWWLSFVMLVNRSGTMVLPFMTIYLTSPKMGYSIGQAGFVMALFGLGAVTGGFLGGKLTDRIGFHKVQLITLGGGGIMFMILGQMRSYPLICLCTFLLSLVNDAFRPANSTAIVAYSKEETRTRSYALNRLAINLGWAVGSAVGGLLAAINYELLFWVDGATNLTAVLLLWYFLHPSKQVRPVKKQVVTDPSHSAYRDKIYLWFILLTILFASCFFQLFTNLSAYYKIELHFNERFIGLIGALNGIMITIIEMVLIFKLEGRRSNLFYIVRGTLLVGTAYFMLNIFHINHLLAMLMMVVMTMGEILVLPFMNTFWTARSADHNRGQYAGLYTIAWSIAQTTGPFLGAQIAEHAGFNVLWWVLGGTSFVTAIGFLWLKKYMGV; from the coding sequence ATGATAAGCAAAACGCTTTCTCTATACAGGAATGCCTATAGTGGCTTGTCTCCATCTACCTGGTGGCTGTCGTTTGTAATGTTAGTGAACCGCAGCGGCACCATGGTACTTCCCTTCATGACCATTTATCTTACCAGTCCGAAAATGGGGTACAGCATTGGACAGGCAGGGTTTGTTATGGCTCTGTTTGGCCTGGGTGCGGTAACTGGTGGTTTTTTAGGCGGCAAACTAACCGACCGCATCGGCTTTCATAAGGTGCAACTGATTACCTTGGGTGGTGGCGGCATTATGTTCATGATACTTGGCCAAATGAGGTCCTATCCGCTCATCTGTTTGTGCACCTTCTTATTAAGCCTGGTGAATGACGCGTTCAGGCCTGCTAATTCTACCGCTATTGTTGCTTATAGTAAAGAGGAAACGCGTACCCGTTCGTATGCGCTCAACCGGTTGGCCATTAACCTGGGCTGGGCAGTTGGCAGTGCTGTTGGCGGTTTACTGGCCGCTATCAATTATGAATTGTTGTTCTGGGTTGATGGCGCTACCAACCTCACGGCTGTTTTATTGTTGTGGTATTTTTTGCATCCCTCCAAACAGGTAAGGCCGGTTAAAAAGCAGGTTGTTACCGATCCTTCGCATTCGGCTTACCGCGATAAGATCTATCTCTGGTTCATTCTGCTTACGATCTTATTTGCCAGTTGCTTTTTTCAGTTGTTCACTAACCTGAGCGCCTATTATAAAATTGAACTGCATTTTAATGAACGCTTTATTGGGTTAATAGGGGCCCTCAATGGCATTATGATCACGATCATTGAAATGGTGCTCATTTTTAAACTGGAAGGCCGTCGCTCCAACCTTTTTTATATAGTAAGAGGCACCCTGTTGGTGGGTACTGCCTACTTTATGCTGAACATCTTTCACATCAATCACCTGCTGGCCATGCTGATGATGGTGGTTATGACAATGGGGGAGATCCTGGTGCTGCCATTCATGAATACCTTCTGGACTGCCCGCAGCGCCGATCATAACCGGGGCCAATACGCAGGGTTATATACCATTGCCTGGTCAATTGCACAAACTACCGGCCCGTTCCTGGGCGCGCAAATTGCCGAACATGCCGGGTTTAATGTGTTGTGGTGGGTATTGGGGGGAACAAGCTTTGTTACTGCTATTGGGTTTCTTTGGTTGAAAAAATATATGGGCGTTTAA
- a CDS encoding DUF4197 domain-containing protein has translation MKRIVLPLLLLSSVASFAQSSLLKKASSVLSKATGSTSTGTGLSTDEIVAGLKDALSVGATNSSSKLSAVDGFFANAAIKVLMPPEAKKVETALRTAGMGKLVDNAILSMNRAAEDASKSAAPIFVNAIKNMSISDALGILKGADTAATGYLRGKTTAALTAAFRPVIDTALQKTAATSYWKTVFDAYNKLPTTFTKINPDLAGYVTEKSLGGMFYQVAEEEKKIRKDPAARVTDILKKVFGS, from the coding sequence ATGAAAAGAATCGTTTTACCCTTGTTACTTCTTTCCAGTGTGGCGTCATTTGCGCAAAGCAGTTTATTGAAGAAAGCAAGCAGTGTGCTTAGCAAGGCTACCGGCAGCACTTCTACCGGCACCGGTTTATCTACAGATGAAATTGTGGCAGGTTTAAAAGACGCATTAAGCGTTGGCGCAACAAACAGCTCCAGTAAATTATCGGCAGTGGATGGCTTTTTTGCCAATGCTGCTATTAAAGTGTTGATGCCCCCCGAAGCAAAGAAAGTTGAAACTGCGCTGCGTACTGCAGGTATGGGCAAACTGGTTGATAACGCTATATTATCAATGAACCGGGCTGCTGAAGACGCCAGCAAATCGGCCGCACCAATTTTTGTGAATGCCATTAAGAACATGAGCATAAGCGATGCATTGGGTATTTTAAAAGGTGCCGATACCGCTGCTACCGGTTACCTGCGTGGAAAAACAACCGCAGCGCTTACTGCAGCTTTCCGCCCCGTTATTGACACCGCTTTGCAAAAAACAGCTGCTACCTCATATTGGAAAACAGTATTTGATGCCTACAATAAACTCCCAACTACCTTTACAAAGATCAACCCCGATTTAGCTGGTTATGTTACCGAAAAATCACTGGGTGGAATGTTTTACCAGGTAGCTGAGGAAGAAAAGAAGATCCGTAAAGATCCTGCCGCCCGTGTGACAGACATCCTGAAAAAAGTGTTTGGCAGTTAA
- a CDS encoding acyl-CoA thioesterase codes for MSTYIKPLEVRWSDLDPNFHLRHSVYYDFGAYVRVLFLGEHGLTPSFMVKHHFGPILFREECVFKKEIRMGDVITIDVQLLKTRPDFSRWSIQHNIRKNGDETAAILTVDGAWMDVLQRKLTIPPDTVKHVFENMPKAEHFMWDK; via the coding sequence ATGAGCACCTACATTAAACCTCTGGAAGTTCGCTGGTCTGACCTGGACCCCAATTTTCATTTACGTCATTCTGTATATTATGATTTTGGTGCCTATGTGCGGGTTTTATTCCTGGGGGAACATGGGTTAACCCCATCGTTTATGGTAAAACACCATTTTGGACCCATTTTATTCAGGGAAGAATGTGTTTTTAAGAAGGAAATAAGAATGGGTGACGTCATAACTATCGATGTACAATTGCTGAAAACCCGGCCCGATTTTTCGCGGTGGAGCATTCAGCATAATATTAGGAAAAATGGCGATGAAACGGCCGCCATTCTTACTGTAGACGGCGCATGGATGGATGTGCTGCAGCGCAAACTCACGATTCCGCCAGATACGGTAAAACATGTATTTGAGAATATGCCTAAGGCTGAACATTTTATGTGGGATAAATAA
- a CDS encoding thioredoxin family protein: MKSVHITVIAISIFVLAACTPKMAGKPAQTINLEATDKKGNLILLGKCTRERLVRAPFDVWYTKNFEAYTVDSTTANQIKPLLKNKQFLLFMGTWCGDSRREVPRLYKILDYCRVKPSQVQLITLNNSDTAYKQSPGHEERGLNIRRVPTLLIFENQREVGRVVESPVTSLEKDILAIVTGQPYEHRYKDPITPKPAM; this comes from the coding sequence ATGAAATCAGTTCATATAACTGTTATAGCTATCTCTATTTTTGTATTGGCCGCCTGCACCCCTAAAATGGCTGGCAAACCCGCTCAAACAATTAACCTGGAAGCAACAGATAAAAAAGGTAACCTGATATTACTTGGTAAATGTACCCGTGAACGGCTGGTGCGCGCCCCATTCGATGTTTGGTACACTAAAAATTTTGAAGCCTATACGGTTGATAGTACTACCGCCAACCAAATAAAACCCCTATTGAAAAATAAACAGTTCCTGTTATTTATGGGAACCTGGTGTGGTGATAGCCGCCGTGAAGTACCCCGCCTGTACAAGATCCTCGATTATTGCCGGGTTAAACCGTCACAGGTACAATTGATAACCCTTAATAACAGCGATACCGCTTATAAACAGAGTCCCGGCCATGAAGAACGGGGGTTAAACATTCGCCGGGTTCCTACCCTGCTGATCTTTGAAAACCAGCGCGAGGTAGGCCGGGTGGTCGAATCGCCCGTAACCTCACTCGAAAAAGACATCCTGGCCATTGTAACCGGTCAGCCGTATGAACATCGCTATAAGGACCCAATTACCCCCAAACCCGCCATGTGA
- a CDS encoding FKBP-type peptidyl-prolyl cis-trans isomerase, whose product MKKYVLLALAVLPATAMLAQSTAKKKPVAATKKTATPVKSVPVLKNAADSFSYAIGLSIASFYKAQGISNINDNLVVKALADSKVDKALLNEQQVNNCIVGYMQKTRSENASPNKKAGQAFLAENKKKPGIVTLASGLQYQVIKEGNGPKPSIDDQVKVHYHGTLIDGTVFDSSVERGQPITLGLKNVIPGWTEALQLMPVGSKWKLFIPSDLAYGDNPAGPTIKEGSTLIFDVELLEIVKQ is encoded by the coding sequence ATGAAAAAATATGTGCTGTTGGCTTTAGCCGTTTTACCAGCCACTGCGATGCTGGCCCAGTCTACTGCTAAGAAAAAGCCGGTTGCAGCTACTAAAAAAACCGCTACTCCTGTAAAATCTGTCCCCGTTTTGAAAAACGCTGCCGATTCATTTAGTTATGCTATTGGTTTAAGTATCGCCAGCTTTTACAAAGCCCAGGGCATAAGCAATATAAACGACAACCTGGTGGTGAAAGCCCTTGCTGATTCAAAGGTTGACAAAGCCCTGCTGAACGAACAACAGGTTAATAACTGTATTGTTGGTTATATGCAGAAAACACGCAGCGAAAACGCCTCTCCCAATAAAAAAGCAGGTCAGGCTTTCCTGGCTGAAAATAAAAAGAAACCAGGTATTGTTACTTTAGCCAGCGGTTTACAATACCAGGTTATAAAAGAAGGTAATGGTCCTAAACCATCTATCGACGACCAGGTAAAAGTTCATTACCATGGTACCCTCATCGATGGTACTGTTTTCGACAGTTCTGTTGAACGTGGCCAGCCTATTACCCTGGGTTTAAAAAATGTAATTCCCGGCTGGACAGAAGCGTTACAGTTGATGCCTGTTGGCAGCAAGTGGAAACTGTTCATTCCTTCTGACCTGGCTTACGGCGATAACCCTGCTGGTCCTACTATTAAAGAAGGTTCAACCCTCATCTTTGATGTAGAATTACTCGAAATAGTAAAGCAATAA
- a CDS encoding DUF4139 domain-containing protein, with the protein MKYMKGMLLILITLSLVGTALANGDKNIVPSVLKSAMVYRVGAELTHSAKATLSQGNNELIIDDISNRLDINSLQIGNNGNVTILSVEFSTNFLRSEQKLPIVKRLEDSLETVNDEIIKVQVVLKTDKELLDLLKANKEIRGEQTGLSVIELTKMMDYYRTKTLELQSEISRYTDKETKLLGSVARITKQIKEEEQKNNKTIGRLSLQLYCPLAGQYDFTISYVTPAAGWNPSYDLKVENINKPVALAYKAKLTQSTGIDWQQVKLSLSTSVPAQHNNAPEIKSWFLAFTSNAIENALSGRVSGLSAPVAASMSEVVVVGYGKSKDDYEDEKKQQAEPVYVVNGSIISKAEYNKIEKRAIKNKEVLNAGQAAAIYGSQASGGAVVVTLKEMGDYVNIKDNELNVVFDIDMPYDVPSNGKEQNVNLKDFKVPAHYKYYSVPRLDKDAYLVGEIVDWEALNLLPGEANIIFEGTYIGKTSIDANSVQDTLNLTLGRDKRVVITREKLTDFSSVKFLGANKKQTFTYEITVRNNKKEAVQMELRDQYPLSTNKDIEVELLQSDGAAVNEETGILTWKPQLAPGEIKKYRVSYSVKYPKDKSLNL; encoded by the coding sequence ATGAAATATATGAAAGGCATGCTCCTCATTTTGATAACATTGTCGCTGGTGGGTACGGCACTGGCCAATGGCGATAAGAATATTGTTCCTTCAGTATTGAAATCGGCCATGGTGTACCGGGTGGGCGCCGAGTTAACGCACAGCGCCAAAGCCACGTTGAGCCAGGGAAATAATGAACTGATAATCGACGATATCAGCAACCGCCTTGATATTAACAGTCTGCAAATAGGCAACAACGGCAATGTGACCATACTATCGGTTGAGTTCTCCACCAACTTTTTGCGCTCCGAACAAAAATTGCCCATTGTTAAAAGGCTCGAAGATTCCCTGGAAACTGTGAATGATGAAATAATCAAGGTTCAGGTAGTATTGAAAACAGATAAAGAGTTATTGGATCTTTTAAAAGCGAATAAAGAAATACGCGGTGAACAAACAGGGTTGAGTGTTATTGAGCTCACGAAAATGATGGATTATTACCGGACGAAGACCCTGGAATTGCAAAGTGAGATCAGCCGGTACACAGATAAAGAAACGAAACTGTTGGGGTCGGTTGCCAGAATAACCAAACAGATAAAAGAAGAAGAACAGAAAAATAATAAAACCATCGGCAGGTTATCGTTGCAGTTGTATTGCCCCCTGGCTGGCCAATACGACTTCACTATATCGTATGTAACGCCTGCTGCGGGCTGGAACCCTTCTTATGATCTGAAAGTTGAGAATATCAATAAGCCTGTTGCATTGGCTTATAAAGCCAAATTAACGCAGTCTACTGGTATCGACTGGCAACAGGTGAAGCTGTCTTTGTCGACTTCGGTTCCTGCACAACATAACAATGCACCTGAGATTAAATCATGGTTTCTTGCTTTTACTTCCAATGCGATTGAAAATGCTTTATCAGGAAGAGTATCTGGGTTGTCTGCACCTGTTGCTGCCTCTATGTCCGAAGTGGTAGTGGTTGGTTATGGAAAGTCTAAAGATGATTATGAAGATGAAAAAAAACAACAGGCGGAACCGGTATATGTAGTAAATGGATCAATCATTAGCAAAGCTGAATATAACAAGATTGAAAAGCGGGCCATTAAAAATAAGGAAGTGTTGAATGCCGGCCAGGCAGCTGCTATTTATGGCAGCCAGGCTTCGGGTGGGGCAGTAGTGGTAACGCTGAAGGAAATGGGCGATTATGTAAACATTAAAGACAATGAACTGAACGTGGTGTTTGATATAGATATGCCTTACGATGTGCCTTCGAATGGAAAAGAACAGAATGTAAACCTGAAAGATTTCAAAGTGCCCGCGCATTACAAATATTATAGCGTTCCCCGCCTGGATAAAGACGCTTACCTGGTTGGTGAAATAGTTGACTGGGAAGCGTTGAACCTGTTGCCGGGTGAGGCCAATATTATTTTTGAGGGAACTTATATTGGCAAAACCTCCATTGATGCCAATTCTGTGCAGGATACCCTGAATCTTACTTTGGGTAGAGATAAAAGGGTAGTGATCACCCGTGAAAAGCTGACTGATTTCAGCAGCGTGAAATTTTTAGGTGCTAACAAAAAGCAAACCTTTACCTACGAAATAACGGTACGGAACAACAAGAAAGAAGCCGTTCAAATGGAGTTGCGGGACCAATATCCATTATCGACCAATAAAGATATTGAAGTAGAACTGTTACAATCCGATGGGGCTGCGGTAAATGAAGAAACGGGTATTTTAACCTGGAAACCACAACTGGCGCCGGGCGAAATAAAGAAATACCGGGTAAGTTATAGTGTGAAGTATCCAAAAGACAAGTCGCTTAATCTGTAG
- the glgP gene encoding alpha-glucan family phosphorylase, translating to MSFTNFTVPYPIEGKYSKRVAYFSMEYAVHQPLKIYSGGLGFLSGSHLRSAYELQQNMVGIGILWKYGYYDQARNQDHTLQVTWLEKYYHFLEDTGIKFQITIHDALVWVKAYYLNPETFKTAPLFLLSTDLPENDHISQTITHRLYDANVATKVAQFILLGVGGAKLMDEIGFNPELYHLNEAHGVSSAFYLYKKFGNKVDEVKKRMVFTTHTPEEAGNEKHDINLCHKMSYFCGLSLEEVRKLTGIQDDLFNHSLVALRFAHLANGVSKLHGEVSRAMWGKYENICPIISITNAQNWRYWADKQLYRAAEEGNDSWWDDRKKYLKRRSFEIVADQTGKLFNPNVFTIVWARRFAGYKRAELITRDKARFEKLLSNTKHPVQIIWAGKPYPMDYPAINDFNYLVNLSKAYKNVAVLIGYELGLSKRLKQAADAWLNNPRVPREASGTSGMTAAMNGAINFSTDDGWIPEFIDQGHNGFVVPKADYAKMNVQEQDQYDLDKIYDMLEHDILPMYYERYDTWRQIAKNGMRDVRFQFDSGRMANEYYELLYK from the coding sequence ATGAGTTTTACCAATTTTACAGTTCCTTACCCTATTGAAGGGAAATACAGCAAGCGAGTGGCTTATTTTTCAATGGAGTATGCCGTGCATCAACCATTGAAAATATACAGCGGCGGATTGGGCTTTTTATCTGGTTCGCATTTGCGCAGTGCGTATGAGTTGCAGCAGAACATGGTGGGCATTGGCATCTTGTGGAAATATGGTTATTATGATCAGGCCCGTAACCAGGACCATACCTTGCAGGTTACCTGGCTGGAGAAATATTATCATTTCCTGGAAGATACCGGTATCAAGTTTCAGATTACCATCCACGATGCTTTGGTATGGGTGAAAGCTTATTATCTGAACCCGGAAACATTTAAAACAGCGCCGCTGTTTTTGCTGAGCACCGATTTGCCGGAGAACGATCATATTTCACAAACCATTACCCATCGTTTATACGATGCCAATGTGGCCACCAAAGTTGCCCAGTTTATTTTACTGGGTGTGGGCGGCGCCAAGCTGATGGATGAAATAGGGTTCAACCCCGAGTTGTATCACCTGAATGAAGCGCACGGAGTATCATCAGCATTTTACCTGTACAAGAAATTTGGCAATAAGGTTGATGAAGTGAAGAAGCGTATGGTGTTCACCACACATACACCCGAGGAAGCAGGTAATGAAAAGCACGATATTAACCTGTGTCATAAAATGAGTTACTTCTGCGGGCTCAGTCTTGAGGAAGTGCGCAAGCTCACAGGTATACAGGACGATCTGTTCAACCACTCACTGGTAGCGTTGCGTTTTGCGCACCTGGCCAATGGCGTTTCAAAATTACATGGCGAAGTTTCAAGAGCCATGTGGGGCAAATATGAAAACATTTGCCCGATCATTTCCATTACCAATGCACAAAACTGGCGTTACTGGGCCGATAAACAATTATACCGTGCTGCGGAAGAAGGCAATGACAGCTGGTGGGACGATCGCAAGAAGTACCTTAAACGCCGGTCGTTTGAAATTGTGGCCGATCAAACCGGTAAGCTGTTCAACCCGAATGTATTTACCATTGTATGGGCGCGCCGTTTTGCCGGTTACAAACGTGCAGAATTGATTACCCGCGATAAAGCCCGTTTTGAAAAATTATTAAGCAATACCAAACACCCGGTGCAGATCATTTGGGCTGGTAAACCTTACCCAATGGATTACCCCGCTATCAATGATTTCAATTACCTGGTGAACCTGAGCAAAGCATATAAAAACGTAGCCGTGCTGATCGGTTATGAACTCGGGTTATCAAAAAGATTGAAACAGGCAGCTGATGCCTGGTTGAATAACCCCCGCGTTCCCCGCGAAGCATCGGGCACCAGTGGTATGACGGCTGCCATGAACGGCGCCATCAACTTCAGTACCGATGATGGCTGGATCCCCGAGTTTATTGATCAGGGCCATAATGGGTTTGTAGTGCCTAAAGCCGATTACGCCAAAATGAATGTGCAGGAGCAGGACCAGTACGATCTGGATAAAATTTATGACATGCTTGAGCATGATATTCTTCCTATGTACTACGAGCGCTACGATACCTGGCGCCAGATAGCCAAGAACGGCATGCGCGATGTGCGCTTCCAGTTCGATTCGGGCAGAATGGCGAATGAATACTATGAGTTGTTGTATAAGTAG
- a CDS encoding metal-dependent transcriptional regulator: MGPKYSSSRENYLKAIFHLQEIHGTVTTNHVAGELQTRPASVTDMLKKLKAQKLLLYEKYKGFKLNTEGRKVALQIIRKHRLWEYFLVEKLHFRWDEVHEIAEELEHISSKKLIDRLDEFLGFPKTDPHGDPIPDSQGRWTLTHQVDLLNLPINQVAEVSGIGDQSAEMLELLNHKHIAMGTRLEVKKKFAFDNSLEIKIKNQSETISEHVAKNVFVKYDD; the protein is encoded by the coding sequence ATGGGCCCAAAATATTCGAGCAGCAGAGAAAATTACCTGAAAGCTATTTTTCACCTGCAGGAAATACATGGCACGGTTACCACCAACCATGTTGCCGGTGAATTGCAAACCCGCCCTGCTTCAGTTACGGATATGTTGAAGAAACTGAAAGCGCAGAAATTATTATTGTATGAGAAATATAAGGGCTTTAAACTGAATACCGAAGGGCGTAAAGTAGCCCTGCAGATCATTCGTAAACACCGGTTGTGGGAATACTTCCTGGTGGAAAAACTGCATTTTCGCTGGGATGAGGTGCATGAAATTGCGGAGGAACTGGAACACATCAGCAGCAAAAAGCTGATTGACCGGCTCGATGAATTTTTAGGTTTCCCTAAAACTGATCCGCATGGCGATCCCATCCCCGACAGCCAGGGCCGCTGGACACTCACCCACCAGGTTGATCTGCTGAACCTGCCCATAAACCAGGTTGCCGAAGTAAGCGGCATTGGCGATCAGAGTGCTGAAATGCTGGAGCTGTTAAACCATAAGCACATTGCCATGGGCACCCGGCTGGAAGTAAAGAAAAAGTTTGCCTTTGATAATTCTTTGGAGATAAAGATCAAAAATCAATCCGAAACCATTAGTGAACACGTAGCAAAAAACGTATTTGTGAAATATGATGACTAG
- a CDS encoding Nramp family divalent metal transporter, with the protein MMTRIKGEASLSDVHESVDVSRKKIGWKKALAFFGPAYLVSVGYMDPGNWATDLAGGSQFGYSLLWVLLMSNLMALLLQGLSARLGIVRGRDLAQANREAYARPVNLMLYVLAEIAIAACDLAEVLGMAIGIQLLTGLPLIWGVAITVFDTILLLLLQKLGIRKMEAFIIGLIAIIGLSFLVEILIASPAPAAIATGFIPRFVNDNALYIAIGIIGATVMPHNLYLHSALVQTRKINRTREGIKQALKFNFIDSTIALNLAFLVNAAILILAAKVFFEVGYTNVAEIKDAHRLLDELLGKNNKLAPILFALALIAAGQSSTVTGTLAGQIVMEGYLRLRINPWMRRLLTRLLAIIPAILVIAIAGEHEVDSLLVLSQVILSMQLGFAIIPLIHFVSDKKTMGEFAIKPYVQFVAWVVTAILVYLNIRMVLNEAGKVFSQSGNLGWEILIIVGGAAFLGLLGYIIFHPIINKRAKETSITIHPHLEGLQQLTIPAYKKIAVALDFGKHDNTLLAHAIGQGQGNAEYLLIHVVESASARLLGKESDDYETQHDEARLQLYVQQLHEQGLTATCQLGFRHRSEEIIRIINEAQADMLVIGAHRHSGLKDWLYGETINSVRHELKIPILVVNL; encoded by the coding sequence ATGATGACTAGAATTAAGGGGGAAGCCTCGTTAAGTGATGTACACGAAAGCGTTGATGTATCCCGGAAAAAAATTGGCTGGAAAAAGGCGCTTGCATTTTTTGGCCCCGCTTACCTCGTTAGTGTAGGATATATGGATCCCGGCAACTGGGCAACCGACCTGGCCGGCGGCAGCCAGTTTGGCTACTCGCTCCTTTGGGTGTTGTTAATGAGTAACCTGATGGCGTTGTTACTGCAAGGCCTCTCCGCCCGCCTGGGTATTGTGCGTGGGCGCGACCTGGCGCAGGCTAACCGCGAAGCGTACGCCCGTCCCGTAAACTTAATGCTGTATGTGCTGGCTGAAATTGCCATTGCCGCCTGCGACCTGGCCGAAGTGCTGGGAATGGCCATTGGGATACAATTGCTCACCGGCCTGCCATTGATCTGGGGGGTAGCAATAACGGTGTTCGATACCATTTTACTGTTGTTATTACAAAAGCTGGGCATTCGCAAAATGGAAGCCTTTATAATCGGGCTGATCGCCATCATTGGATTATCGTTCCTTGTGGAGATCCTTATTGCCAGTCCCGCGCCTGCAGCAATAGCAACGGGTTTCATTCCCCGTTTTGTGAATGATAATGCCCTGTACATTGCTATTGGCATCATCGGCGCCACGGTAATGCCGCATAATTTATACCTGCATTCCGCCCTGGTGCAAACCCGTAAGATCAACAGAACAAGAGAAGGCATTAAGCAGGCGTTAAAATTCAACTTTATTGATTCAACCATTGCCCTCAACCTCGCCTTCCTGGTAAATGCAGCCATTTTGATTTTGGCCGCCAAAGTATTTTTTGAAGTAGGCTACACCAATGTGGCTGAAATAAAAGATGCGCACCGGTTGCTGGATGAATTGCTGGGCAAGAACAACAAATTAGCCCCCATCTTATTTGCACTGGCGCTCATCGCGGCCGGACAAAGCTCAACAGTAACCGGAACACTGGCGGGGCAGATAGTAATGGAAGGCTACCTGCGCCTGCGCATCAACCCGTGGATGCGGCGGTTGCTCACCCGGTTATTGGCTATTATTCCTGCTATACTGGTAATTGCCATTGCGGGTGAACATGAGGTGGACAGCCTGCTGGTGCTAAGCCAGGTTATTTTAAGTATGCAGCTGGGTTTTGCCATTATTCCGCTGATCCATTTTGTAAGCGATAAAAAAACAATGGGCGAATTTGCCATCAAACCCTATGTACAGTTTGTTGCCTGGGTAGTGACCGCAATCCTGGTATACCTGAACATTCGCATGGTGCTTAACGAAGCCGGTAAAGTGTTTTCGCAATCAGGTAACCTTGGCTGGGAAATATTGATCATTGTGGGCGGGGCGGCATTTCTCGGTTTGCTGGGGTACATTATCTTCCATCCCATCATTAATAAAAGAGCAAAGGAAACCTCTATTACCATACACCCGCACCTGGAAGGATTACAACAATTGACCATTCCCGCTTATAAAAAGATTGCAGTAGCGCTGGATTTTGGTAAACACGACAATACCTTACTGGCGCATGCCATTGGGCAGGGCCAGGGCAATGCAGAATACCTGCTGATACACGTGGTGGAAAGCGCCTCGGCACGTTTGCTGGGCAAGGAAAGCGATGATTACGAAACGCAGCACGATGAAGCCCGTTTACAATTGTATGTACAACAATTACACGAACAGGGGTTAACCGCCACCTGTCAGTTGGGTTTCCGGCACCGCTCCGAAGAAATAATACGCATCATCAACGAAGCCCAGGCCGATATGTTAGTCATTGGCGCGCACAGGCATAGCGGGTTGAAAGATTGGTTGTATGGGGAAACGATAAACTCTGTTAGACATGAGTTGAAGATTCCGATACTGGTAGTTAACTTATAA
- a CDS encoding Crp/Fnr family transcriptional regulator → MGDKNIVARECYELLLGYLQRFSSVSREGMEQLIPYLEIRQFDKKRKLVNQGEMEDYLNVVIKGLVRKYIPSSIRGEVTLQLATEGHFIQSEISFHHRVPSEVVIQTLEPTVLVSIHHDRMNEAMNKFPEAENLGRIIIMEMFIKKDARYFDQLLTSTRDRFIDYMNNHPHMLQRVPQKVLASYLNIKPETFSRLKHLLLQKK, encoded by the coding sequence ATGGGGGATAAAAACATTGTTGCCCGGGAATGTTATGAACTGCTACTGGGATACCTGCAGCGGTTTTCAAGTGTGAGCCGCGAAGGGATGGAACAATTGATACCTTATCTGGAGATCCGCCAATTTGATAAAAAAAGAAAACTGGTAAACCAGGGCGAAATGGAGGACTACCTGAATGTGGTAATAAAGGGCCTCGTTCGCAAATATATCCCTTCTTCCATCAGGGGCGAAGTAACCCTGCAACTGGCCACCGAAGGGCATTTTATCCAATCTGAAATATCTTTCCACCACCGGGTGCCTTCTGAAGTGGTTATTCAAACCCTGGAGCCTACCGTGCTGGTATCTATCCACCACGATCGTATGAACGAGGCCATGAATAAATTTCCCGAAGCGGAAAACCTGGGCCGCATCATCATCATGGAAATGTTCATTAAAAAAGACGCCCGCTATTTTGATCAGTTACTTACCTCCACCCGCGATCGCTTTATAGATTATATGAATAATCACCCGCATATGTTACAAAGAGTTCCGCAGAAAGTTTTAGCCAGTTACCTTAATATTAAGCCGGAAACTTTTAGTAGGTTGAAGCATCTGTTGCTACAGAAGAAATAG